The Candidatus Kouleothrix ribensis genome has a segment encoding these proteins:
- a CDS encoding sigma-70 family RNA polymerase sigma factor has protein sequence MSDPESTDDHLAKHRNAEVQRLIGLCQSAYQLGQADTLQKGLTDLFELTRQDIERQSVRWLKMFPQRNESGDRSFRTAVEQLARSVFLEVIEAILVVTLDPDRNAYGLVMRIVRRALYDQQPPRRRKIQQNDDPKIGSGDPQASMAPTASTQRHVADFDDEGALRDIPDPAPDFTEHVLERERLQRYWPAVQTFLDKMSAIDRFIFDQRWVSEEPQPFAKIAQNLGMGWTMEAVKQRNYRLLRQLRAYIGREHGEHEGDW, from the coding sequence ATGAGCGATCCCGAGTCGACCGACGATCATCTCGCCAAGCATCGTAATGCGGAAGTGCAGAGGCTGATTGGGTTGTGTCAGAGCGCATACCAATTAGGCCAGGCAGATACGTTGCAAAAGGGTCTGACCGACCTGTTCGAGCTGACGCGCCAGGATATCGAGCGTCAGAGTGTGCGCTGGCTGAAGATGTTTCCGCAGCGCAACGAGAGTGGAGATCGCAGCTTTCGGACAGCAGTCGAGCAACTGGCGCGTAGCGTATTTCTGGAAGTCATTGAGGCTATCCTTGTCGTGACGCTCGACCCAGACCGCAACGCATATGGCCTGGTCATGAGAATAGTGCGCCGCGCGCTGTACGATCAGCAGCCACCGCGCCGTCGCAAAATACAGCAGAATGACGATCCGAAAATTGGCTCGGGTGACCCGCAGGCGTCAATGGCGCCGACAGCATCCACGCAACGGCATGTTGCTGATTTTGATGACGAAGGCGCGCTGAGAGATATACCCGATCCAGCGCCGGACTTTACCGAGCATGTTCTAGAACGTGAGCGGCTGCAGCGCTATTGGCCAGCAGTTCAGACATTTCTGGACAAGATGTCAGCGATCGATCGCTTCATCTTCGACCAACGCTGGGTGAGCGAAGAGCCACAGCCATTCGCCAAGATTGCTCAGAATCTCGGCATGGGATGGACAATGGAAGCGGTCAAGCAGCGCAACTATCGTCTGCTCAGGCAACTACGTGCTTATATTGGGAGAGAGCATGGAGAGCATGAAGGTGACTGGTAG